The following coding sequences are from one Prochlorococcus sp. MIT 0604 window:
- a CDS encoding branched-chain amino acid transaminase, translating to MHEFLPYAWFEGKCIPFKEAKISIATHALHYGTAAFGGMRAIPNPTNKDEFLLFRTDKHIKRLSQSAKLLLTEISEEYIFKALEEVIKRNKPEKPIYIRPFVYTSDLGIAPRLHNIETDFFIYCIELGDYLSPDGVSCRMSSWTRQEDRSLPLRGKISGAYITSSLAKTEASLSGFDEALLLNSSGKVSEASGMNLFIVRNGDLITPGVDQDILEGITRASVIELAKSFGINVVERPVDKTELLIADEVFLTGTAAKITPVKKIESTELNVERPIMNKLKSKLIEITEGRSQDYDNWVTRISLK from the coding sequence ATGCATGAATTTCTTCCATACGCCTGGTTCGAAGGTAAATGTATTCCATTTAAAGAAGCAAAAATATCAATAGCTACTCATGCACTACATTACGGTACTGCTGCATTTGGAGGAATGCGAGCGATACCTAACCCAACAAACAAAGATGAATTCCTTTTGTTTAGAACTGATAAACATATAAAAAGGTTATCTCAAAGTGCAAAATTACTCTTAACTGAAATTTCTGAAGAATATATTTTTAAAGCCTTAGAAGAAGTTATAAAAAGAAACAAGCCAGAAAAACCTATTTATATAAGACCATTTGTATATACAAGCGATTTAGGTATAGCTCCAAGATTACACAATATTGAAACAGATTTCTTTATTTATTGTATTGAACTAGGAGATTATCTATCACCAGATGGTGTTTCTTGTAGAATGAGTAGCTGGACAAGACAAGAAGATAGATCTCTCCCCTTAAGAGGAAAAATAAGTGGAGCATATATTACTAGTTCATTAGCCAAAACAGAAGCTAGTTTATCGGGTTTTGATGAAGCCCTGCTATTAAATTCAAGTGGTAAGGTAAGCGAAGCTAGTGGTATGAATTTATTTATTGTAAGGAATGGGGACTTAATCACTCCTGGTGTTGATCAAGATATCCTTGAGGGGATTACTAGAGCTAGTGTAATTGAATTAGCAAAATCATTTGGAATAAATGTAGTTGAGAGGCCTGTTGATAAAACAGAATTATTAATAGCAGATGAAGTTTTTCTAACTGGTACAGCAGCAAAAATTACACCAGTTAAAAAAATTGAATCAACTGAATTAAATGTTGAAAGACCAATAATGAATAAATTAAAAAGTAAGCTTATAGAAATAACAGAAGGTCGTTCTCAAGACTATGATAATTGGGTAACGAGAATTTCACTAAAATAA